A region of the Myxococcus stipitatus DSM 14675 genome:
CGGGCTTCCTGGCGTACTTCGGGGAGCTGCGCGGGTTGGAGGTGGAGGTGGGGCGCAGCTCGAAGCGCTACTTCTTCACCGTGGACGAGGTGGGGGCGAACAACGCGGCGCGCATCGAGTTCGAGGAGGCGGGAGGGCAGGAGTTCCCCGCGGCGCGCAGGGACTTGCTGGCGTTCCTGTACACGGAGGCTCGGGAGCTGAAGGTGGTGGTGAACCTCACCAACCAGCGGCTCATGTGGGTGAGCCCGGCGTCCTCGTGCTTCGTGGCGACGGTGGCGTTTGGCGAGGGCGCGCCGGAGCTCGTGGCGTTCCGTGCGTATCGAGATGAAGTCCTGCGGAAGAGTCAGCTCGGTCGAGCGTTCATCCGTGGCTACTATCGCTTTGGCCCGGACGTGGCACGGTGGGTGTCACGCAGGCCGGTGGCTCGGAGCGGAGTGCGCTGGACGCTGAGGCAGGTGCATGACCGCCTGACCAGGAGTGGATTCTCGTGACGCAGGAAGGAATCGGCGCACCGCCGCCCGCGAAGCCGACGGGTGGGGGGACCAAGCTGCTCTTGGGAGTGTTGGCGGGGTTGGGGTTGGTGGGGGTGGTGTACCTGGGAGTGCTGGAGGCTCGGCGCTCGAAGCTCGTGCCGGATGGTGCGTCCACGCCCTCGTTCGTGCTGCAGAAGCACGAGGGCGGGGAGCTGCGGCTGGAGGACCTCCGAGGCCAGGTGGTGATGCTGGACTTCTGGGCGACGTGGTGTCCGCCCTGCCGCGAGGAGATGCCGGCGCTCGTGAAGCTGGCCAAGGAGTACGAGTCGCAGGGGCTCGTGTTCGTGGCGGCCAGTCGCGATGACGGGGCGATGGCGCCCAAGATGGTGGAGAGCTTCGTGCGAGGCCACCTGCCGGAGCTCAAGCCCTATGTGGCCTATGCCGGCGATGACATGGCGCGGGCCTTCCAGGTCAGCGCGCTGCCCACGCTCTACTTCCTGGACCGCGACGGCAAGGTGATGG
Encoded here:
- a CDS encoding TlpA family protein disulfide reductase; this translates as MTQEGIGAPPPAKPTGGGTKLLLGVLAGLGLVGVVYLGVLEARRSKLVPDGASTPSFVLQKHEGGELRLEDLRGQVVMLDFWATWCPPCREEMPALVKLAKEYESQGLVFVAASRDDGAMAPKMVESFVRGHLPELKPYVAYAGDDMARAFQVSALPTLYFLDRDGKVMDAQRGAMSEDDIRRRIERALKQQ